Proteins found in one Amycolatopsis umgeniensis genomic segment:
- a CDS encoding Rieske 2Fe-2S domain-containing protein, with translation MTTESVRQIDAGAPPSRFARGWHCLGLAESFRDGKPHAITAFGTKLVVFADSSGKLNVLDGYCRHMGGDLTQGEVKGDEIACPFHDWRWNGNGKCVSIPYAKRVPLRARTKTWQVLEENKQLFVWHDPEGNPPPADVVIPRIEGVFNGEWSNWTWDSVLIEGSNCREIIDNMVDMAHFFYIHYAFPTYFKNVFEGHIATQYLNTKGRPDKGMASNYGGEENLLRSEASYFGPSYMINTLLNTYQGFEIENVLINCHYPVTENSFVLQWGVSVKKFEGVSDEHADKIAGKFAKGIGVGFLQDVEIWRNKTRIDNPLLCEEDGPVYQLRRWYDQFYVDAAEVTEDMTQRFEFEVDTSRANEVWAAEVAENLARQQAEEAGV, from the coding sequence ATGACGACGGAATCCGTACGGCAGATCGACGCGGGCGCGCCCCCTTCGCGGTTCGCGCGCGGCTGGCACTGTCTCGGCCTCGCCGAGTCGTTCCGGGACGGGAAACCGCACGCCATCACGGCGTTCGGGACGAAACTGGTGGTCTTCGCCGATTCGTCCGGCAAGCTGAACGTGCTCGACGGGTACTGCCGCCACATGGGCGGCGACCTCACCCAGGGCGAGGTCAAGGGCGACGAGATCGCCTGCCCGTTCCACGACTGGCGCTGGAACGGCAACGGCAAATGCGTCTCGATCCCTTACGCCAAGCGGGTTCCGCTGCGGGCGCGGACGAAGACCTGGCAGGTGCTGGAGGAGAACAAGCAGCTGTTCGTCTGGCACGACCCCGAGGGCAACCCGCCGCCAGCGGACGTCGTCATCCCGCGGATCGAGGGCGTGTTCAACGGCGAGTGGAGCAACTGGACCTGGGACTCGGTGCTGATCGAGGGCTCCAACTGCCGCGAGATCATCGACAACATGGTCGACATGGCGCACTTCTTCTACATCCACTACGCCTTCCCGACCTACTTCAAGAACGTGTTCGAAGGGCATATCGCCACGCAGTACCTGAACACGAAAGGCCGCCCGGACAAGGGAATGGCGTCCAACTACGGCGGCGAGGAGAACCTGCTGCGGTCGGAAGCGTCGTACTTCGGCCCGTCGTACATGATCAACACGCTGCTCAACACGTACCAGGGTTTCGAGATCGAGAACGTGCTGATCAACTGCCACTACCCGGTCACCGAGAACTCGTTCGTGCTGCAGTGGGGCGTGAGCGTGAAGAAGTTCGAGGGCGTCTCGGACGAGCACGCGGACAAGATCGCCGGGAAGTTCGCCAAGGGCATCGGCGTCGGCTTCCTGCAGGACGTGGAGATCTGGCGCAACAAGACGCGGATCGACAACCCGTTGCTGTGCGAGGAGGACGGGCCGGTCTACCAGCTGCGCCGCTGGTACGACCAGTTCTATGTGGACGCCGCCGAGGTCACCGAGGACATGACCCAGCGGTTCGAGTTCGAAGTGGACACCAGCCGCGCCAACGAGGTCTGGGCGGCGGAGGTGGCCGAGAACCTGGCGAGGCAGCAGGCGGAAGAGGCCGGGGTGTGA
- the kstD gene encoding 3-oxosteroid 1-dehydrogenase, with protein MDYDVIVAGSGAAGMTAALSAAHRGLEVLVVEKAAHFGGSTARSGGGVWIPGNHALRAAGIEEPPERAHEYLESIVGDVVPAELRSAFLDRGPEVLSFVCDKTPLRFRWVRGYSDYHPEAPGGRAGGRSVEPAAFDGNLLGPELANLEPPYSAPPLGAPITQADYRWLSLLARHPRGILRVLGLGGRWLVGRVRRQRLLSMGQALAAGLREGLRRAEVPVWLNTPLLDLKVEGDRVVGVVVRHEGEEKLIRARLGVVLGAGGFERNEEMRVKYQRAPIGTDWTVGAEANTGDAIDAGLKLGAATDLMDDAWWGPSIPLTGGPWFALAERSRPGCLMVNARGERFVNESAPYVEAVHAMYGKGDGPGENIPTWLVFDQRNRNRYMFTGLGPRQPLPGRWFKAGIAVKASTIAKLAERIEVPAGALEATVRRFNGFAKSGVDEDFHRGRSAYDHYYGDPRNKPNPSLGPLDVAPYYAVKIVPGDLGTKGGLRTDPHARVLREDGSVIDGLYAAGNTSAAVMGRTYAGPGATIGPAMVFGYLAAEHLAQQDHTKAGGSR; from the coding sequence ATGGACTACGACGTGATCGTGGCGGGCAGTGGTGCCGCCGGGATGACCGCCGCACTGTCCGCAGCCCACCGGGGACTCGAGGTCCTGGTCGTGGAGAAGGCCGCGCACTTCGGCGGCTCGACCGCGCGGTCCGGTGGCGGCGTCTGGATCCCCGGCAACCACGCCCTGCGGGCGGCCGGGATCGAGGAACCCCCGGAGCGGGCGCACGAGTACCTCGAGTCGATCGTCGGCGACGTCGTCCCGGCGGAACTCCGGTCGGCCTTCCTCGACCGCGGCCCCGAGGTCTTGTCCTTCGTCTGCGACAAGACACCGCTGCGCTTCCGGTGGGTCCGCGGCTACTCGGACTACCACCCGGAGGCCCCCGGCGGGCGCGCCGGCGGACGGTCGGTCGAGCCTGCCGCTTTCGACGGCAACCTGCTCGGACCGGAGCTGGCGAATCTGGAGCCGCCGTACAGCGCTCCCCCGCTGGGCGCCCCGATCACCCAGGCGGACTACCGGTGGCTGAGCCTGCTCGCCCGGCATCCGCGCGGGATCCTCCGCGTCCTCGGCCTCGGCGGCCGCTGGCTGGTCGGCCGCGTCCGGCGGCAACGACTTCTTTCCATGGGGCAAGCGCTTGCGGCGGGTTTGCGTGAAGGTCTGAGGCGGGCGGAGGTCCCTGTCTGGTTGAACACGCCACTCCTGGACCTGAAGGTCGAAGGCGATCGCGTGGTCGGCGTCGTCGTCCGCCACGAGGGTGAGGAGAAGCTGATCCGAGCCAGGCTCGGCGTCGTCCTCGGCGCCGGCGGGTTCGAGCGCAACGAGGAGATGCGGGTCAAGTACCAGCGGGCGCCGATCGGCACGGACTGGACCGTCGGCGCCGAAGCCAACACCGGTGACGCCATCGACGCCGGGCTCAAACTCGGCGCGGCCACCGACCTGATGGACGACGCCTGGTGGGGCCCGTCCATCCCGCTGACCGGCGGCCCGTGGTTCGCGCTCGCCGAGCGGTCGCGTCCGGGCTGCCTGATGGTCAACGCGCGGGGCGAACGCTTCGTCAACGAGTCCGCGCCCTACGTCGAGGCCGTGCACGCGATGTACGGCAAAGGGGACGGGCCCGGCGAGAACATCCCGACCTGGCTGGTGTTCGACCAGCGCAACCGCAACCGGTACATGTTCACCGGTCTCGGCCCGCGCCAGCCGCTGCCCGGCCGCTGGTTCAAAGCGGGCATCGCGGTCAAAGCGAGCACGATCGCGAAACTCGCCGAGCGGATCGAGGTCCCGGCCGGCGCGCTGGAGGCCACCGTGCGACGCTTCAACGGCTTCGCGAAAAGCGGCGTGGACGAGGACTTCCACCGCGGGCGCAGCGCGTACGACCACTACTACGGCGACCCGCGGAACAAACCCAACCCGAGCCTGGGACCGCTGGACGTCGCGCCGTACTACGCGGTGAAGATCGTGCCCGGTGACTTGGGCACCAAGGGCGGTTTGAGGACCGACCCGCACGCGCGCGTCCTGCGCGAAGACGGGTCGGTGATCGACGGGCTTTACGCGGCGGGCAACACGAGCGCGGCGGTGATGGGCCGCACCTACGCGGGCCCCGGCGCGACGATCGGCCCGGCGATGGTGTTCGGCTACCTTGCGGCCGAGCATCTCGCGCAGCAAGATCACACCAAAGCGGGAGGCAGCCGATGA
- a CDS encoding ferredoxin--NADP reductase codes for MSGPVTVTVAEVITETADARSIVFEIPAEHVSVFAYTPGQFLTVRVPSERTGSVARCYSLSSAPHENRVQVTVKRTADGYGSNWLCDNLQAGQKVQVLPPAGVFSPASLDEDFLLLAGGSGITPVMSILKSALEHGTGKVVLLYANRDERSVIFARELADLAAKHADRLVVVHWLESLQGLPAEAHLRALLAPYTAHEAFICGPAPFMDAARAVLKDLGLPRKRIHLERFLSLGGNPFEVATPVVVEEAESPAGVEVTLDGETRKLEWPRRTKLLDLLLEKGFDAPYSCREGQCSACACRITSGEVKMLHNEVLDGDDIAEGIVLACQSLPLTDEVTVTYE; via the coding sequence ATGAGCGGTCCCGTCACCGTGACCGTGGCCGAAGTGATCACCGAGACCGCGGACGCGCGCTCGATCGTGTTCGAGATCCCGGCCGAGCACGTATCCGTTTTCGCTTACACGCCAGGGCAGTTCCTCACCGTCCGCGTGCCGAGCGAGCGGACGGGGTCCGTGGCCCGCTGTTATTCGCTCTCGAGCGCGCCGCACGAGAACCGGGTCCAGGTCACCGTCAAACGCACCGCGGACGGCTACGGGTCGAACTGGCTCTGCGACAACCTCCAGGCCGGGCAGAAGGTCCAGGTCCTGCCGCCGGCCGGGGTGTTCAGCCCCGCCTCGCTCGACGAGGACTTCCTGCTGCTCGCGGGCGGGAGCGGGATCACGCCGGTGATGTCGATCCTGAAGTCCGCGCTGGAGCACGGAACCGGCAAGGTGGTCCTGCTCTACGCCAACCGCGACGAACGATCGGTGATCTTCGCGCGGGAGCTGGCGGACCTCGCCGCGAAACACGCGGACCGGCTGGTCGTGGTGCACTGGCTGGAGAGCCTGCAAGGACTGCCGGCCGAGGCGCACCTGCGCGCCCTGCTGGCGCCGTACACCGCGCACGAGGCGTTCATCTGCGGCCCGGCGCCGTTCATGGACGCCGCGCGTGCGGTGCTCAAGGACCTCGGGCTGCCGCGCAAACGGATCCACCTGGAGCGGTTCCTGTCCCTCGGCGGGAATCCGTTCGAGGTGGCCACGCCCGTCGTCGTCGAGGAGGCCGAGTCTCCGGCGGGGGTCGAAGTCACCCTCGACGGCGAGACCAGGAAGCTCGAGTGGCCGCGCCGGACGAAGCTGCTGGACCTGTTGCTGGAAAAGGGTTTCGACGCGCCGTACTCATGCCGCGAGGGCCAGTGCAGCGCCTGCGCCTGCCGGATCACCTCCGGCGAGGTGAAGATGCTGCACAACGAGGTCCTCGACGGCGACGACATCGCCGAAGGCATCGTGCTGGCCTGCCAGTCCCTGCCGCTGACCGACGAGGTCACCGTCACCTACGAGTAG
- a CDS encoding FAD-binding protein: MDSLVADVVIVGFGAAGACAAIEAADAGARVLVVERFSGGGASAVSGGVVYAGGGTAQQRDAGVDDSVDAMYDYLRLEVGDVVSEETLRRFCAGSTEMVTWLEGNGVPFEGSLCPYKTSYPSDAHYLYYSGSEAAGGFRDAAKPAPRGHRVKGPGTSGKLLMKRLAEAVRRRGIQVLPQTAARNLIVDADGVVTGVVVSTLRDAPARVRATHRKLAAYAAKPGIYVPSLRKSLHRRVERIERRYGRELRISASRGVVLAAGGFIANREMVREHAPAYRGGLALGTSADDGSGIRMGVEAGGATAELGRISAWRFITPPSAFLGGLLVDKAGGRIIDESRYGAAVGERMITEHEGRGWLLVDDAIVRDVRRDARKQSQWFQGLQVRYLLRQRVVADSLEDVARKAGVDPGGLAASVEASRSGADPTGKPAEFARPLDRAPYSLIDVSIKPNLGYPCPMLTLGGLVVDEGTGAVRASSGAPIRGLYAAGRTAVGICSRSYVSGLSLADCVFSGRRAGAHSALDRGSVDKNENVF; encoded by the coding sequence ATGGACTCCCTCGTCGCGGATGTGGTGATCGTGGGCTTCGGGGCGGCAGGCGCTTGTGCGGCGATCGAGGCCGCCGATGCCGGCGCCCGGGTGCTCGTCGTGGAGCGGTTTTCCGGCGGTGGCGCGAGCGCCGTCAGCGGAGGTGTCGTCTACGCCGGTGGCGGGACGGCGCAGCAGCGGGACGCGGGCGTCGACGACAGTGTCGACGCGATGTACGACTACCTGCGGCTCGAGGTCGGCGACGTCGTCTCCGAAGAGACCTTGCGGCGCTTCTGCGCGGGCAGTACGGAGATGGTGACCTGGCTGGAGGGCAACGGTGTCCCCTTCGAGGGAAGCTTGTGCCCGTACAAGACGTCCTACCCCAGCGACGCGCACTATCTGTACTACTCGGGCAGCGAGGCGGCGGGCGGCTTCCGCGACGCGGCCAAGCCGGCACCGCGCGGACATCGCGTCAAAGGTCCCGGGACCTCGGGGAAGCTGCTGATGAAACGCCTGGCCGAGGCCGTCCGGCGTCGCGGGATCCAGGTGCTGCCGCAGACGGCCGCTCGAAATCTGATCGTGGACGCCGATGGAGTCGTGACCGGAGTCGTCGTGTCCACCCTGCGAGACGCGCCCGCTCGCGTGCGGGCGACACACCGGAAGCTGGCCGCGTATGCCGCGAAGCCGGGGATCTATGTGCCGTCGCTGCGGAAGTCGTTGCATCGGCGCGTGGAGCGAATCGAACGCCGATACGGCCGTGAGCTGCGGATCTCGGCCTCGCGCGGGGTCGTTCTCGCGGCGGGCGGGTTCATCGCGAACCGGGAGATGGTGCGTGAGCACGCGCCCGCGTATCGCGGCGGCCTGGCGCTCGGGACCTCCGCCGACGACGGATCCGGGATCCGCATGGGGGTCGAGGCGGGCGGGGCCACCGCCGAACTGGGACGGATCTCCGCCTGGCGGTTCATCACCCCGCCGTCGGCGTTCCTCGGCGGCCTGCTCGTCGACAAGGCGGGCGGCCGGATCATCGACGAATCCCGCTACGGCGCGGCCGTCGGTGAACGCATGATCACCGAGCACGAGGGGCGGGGCTGGTTGCTGGTCGACGACGCCATCGTGCGTGACGTACGCCGTGACGCGCGGAAGCAAAGCCAGTGGTTCCAAGGGCTTCAGGTGCGCTACCTGCTGCGGCAACGGGTCGTCGCCGATTCGCTCGAGGACGTCGCGCGCAAGGCCGGTGTCGATCCCGGCGGGCTGGCCGCCAGTGTCGAGGCTTCGCGATCCGGTGCCGATCCGACGGGTAAACCCGCCGAGTTCGCGCGGCCGCTGGATCGGGCGCCGTACTCGCTGATCGACGTCTCGATCAAACCGAACCTGGGCTATCCGTGTCCGATGCTGACGCTGGGCGGCCTGGTCGTCGACGAGGGAACCGGGGCCGTCCGTGCGTCGTCCGGTGCTCCGATTCGCGGGCTTTATGCGGCGGGCCGGACCGCGGTGGGAATCTGTTCTAGGTCCTACGTTAGCGGTCTGTCGCTGGCCGACTGCGTGTTTTCCGGGCGGCGTGCCGGAGCGCACAGTGCGCTCGACCGGGGATCAGTCGACAAAAACGAGAACGTGTTCTAG